Proteins encoded in a region of the Fundulus heteroclitus isolate FHET01 chromosome 2, MU-UCD_Fhet_4.1, whole genome shotgun sequence genome:
- the LOC118556511 gene encoding uncharacterized protein LOC118556511, translating to MACGRTKAEAIITDVLAPASVEDCLKVLRRPLNEQREATTKAHTPFFSVASDASNHGTTKLFPLSVRYWTPDLGVQRKVLDFYDDSDETSAAIYNQIVTKLEENGLGLDMISAYSADNASVNYGRYNSVFQKLKENNNCILKANCVAHIVHNSAKHAGDRLHIDIENVVNKTFSHFSSSAKRIEELKSIHTFVETEYQSLLRHVPTRWLSLWPAVKRLHDSWAPIKTYFLSLGEDECPKSLWRLFKDDQDGEGNPLDLQVYLSFLSNALKIFHDTVLVLEREDGTVCELYDMMFTLKTKLQQRQSDGFFGAQTGVLLQQFPDRRAAVLREDMCNFYQSSLTYLEQRYDFSDSNYQKKLASLALKKSPFNFSHLCEAVEVLQLSKKLDMDALYDEYCVVLPHQQAIVQSGASVVEKWATLLKHTHTPNMTALASFLLSVPITNASVERVFSLMTGCWTDTRNRCSVNLIKSEIQVKSNFTFSCKDFYTYVVKEKVLLNAARSNKKYNFKKKPEDAGEKV from the exons ATGGCCTGTGGTCGGACGAAGGCAGAAGCCATTATCACGGATGTACTTGCCCCTGCCTCCGTCGAAGATTGCTTGAAAGTCCTCAGAAGACCACTGAATGAGCAACGAGAGGCCACAACCAAAG CCCATACACCATTCTTCTCAGTGGCTTCAGATGCCTCCAATCATGGGACCACCAAGCTCTTCCCACTGTCAGTGCGTTACTGGACGCCAGACTTGGGAGTACAGAGGAAGGTCCTTGATTTCTATGATGACAGTGATGAAACATCTGCCGCCATCTACAACCAGATAGTTACCAAGCTGGAGGAAAACGGACTGGGACTAGACATGATATCTGCGTATTCTGCTGACAATGCTAGTGTGAATTACGGGAGATACAACTCTGTCTTCCAGAAACTGAAAGAGAACAACAATTGCATTTTGAAGGCAAACTGTGTGGCCCACATCGTTCACAACAGTGCAAAACACGCAGGAGATCGGCTACATATCGACATCGAAAATGTCGTCAACAAGACCTTTAGCCACTTCTCCTCATCTGCCAAACGCATTGAGGAACTTAAATCAATTCACACCTTTGTGGAGACAGAGTACCAGTCCCTGCTTAGACATGTGCCCACAAGATGGCTGAGCTTGTGGCCTGCAGTGAAGAGGCTTCACGACAGCTGGGCTCCTATCAAGACCTACTTTCTCTCTTTGGGAGAGGACGAGTGCCCAAAGTCCCTATGGCGGCTCTTCAAGGATGACCAGGATGGTGAGGGCAACCCCCTTGATCTACAg GTTTACCTGTCCTTCCTCAGCAATGCGCTGAAGATTTTCCATGACACTGTGCTGGTGCTGGAGCGAGAAGATGGAACTGTCTGTGAGCTCTATGATATGATGTTCACCCTAAAAACCAAGCTACAGCAACGACAGAGTGATGGTTTCTTTGGGGCCCAGACGGGTGTACTCCTCCAGCAGTTTCCAGACAGACGGGCAGCTGTGCTCAGAGAGGACATGTGCAACTTCTACCAGTCCTCCCTCACCTACCTGGAGCAGCGCTATGACTTCTCAGACTCCAACTACCAGAAGAAATTGGCTAGCCTGGCACTAAAGAAAAGCCCATTTAACTTCTCCCATCTCTGTGAAGCTGTAGAGGTCCTGCAGCTAAGCAAGAAGCTGGACATGGATGCGCTATATGATGAGTATTGTGTCGTTCTGCCGCACCAACAGGCCATCGTGCAGTCTGGAGCTTCAGTTGTGGAGAAGTGGGCCACCTTActcaagcacacacacacaccaaacatGACAGCATTAGCTTCTTTCCTCTTGAGTGTACCAATCACCAATGCTTCAGTGGAGAGGGTCTTTTCACTGATGACAGGATGCTGGACGGACACAAGGAACAGATGTTCGGTAAACCTCATCAAGTCAGAAATTCAGGTGAAGAGCAACTTCACATTCAGTTGCAAGGACTTTTACACTTATGTAGTGAAAGAGAAGGTTCTCCTCAATGCTGCACGCTCCAACAAGAAATACAACTTCAAGAAGAAACCTGAAG ATGCTGGTGAAAAGGTTTGA